A single Eubalaena glacialis isolate mEubGla1 chromosome 18, mEubGla1.1.hap2.+ XY, whole genome shotgun sequence DNA region contains:
- the DYNC1LI2 gene encoding cytoplasmic dynein 1 light intermediate chain 2, protein MAPVGVEKKLLLGPNGPAVAAAGDLTTEEEEGQSLWSSILSEVSTRARSKLPSGKNILVFGEDGSGKTTLMTKLQGAEHGKKGRGLEYLYLSVHDEDRDDHTRCNVWILDGDLYHKGLLKFAVSAEFLPETLVIFVADMSRPWTMMESLQKWASVLREHIDKMKIPPEEMRELERKFVKDFQDYVEPEEGCQGSPQRRGPLTSGPDEENVALPLGDNVLTHNLGIPVLVVCTKCDAVSVLEKEHDYRDEHFDFIQSHLRRFCLQYGAALIYTSVKEEKNLDLLYKYIVHKTYGFHFTTPALVVEKEAVFIPAGWDNEKKIAILHENFTTVKPEDAYEDFIVKPPVRKLVHDKELAAEDEQVFLMKQQSLLAKQPATPTRASESPARGPSGSPRTQGRGGPASVPSASPGTSVKKPDPNIKNNAASEGVLASFFNSLLSKKTGSPGSPGAGGVQGTAKKSGQKTVLTNVQEELDRMTRKPDSMVTNSSTENEA, encoded by the exons ATGGCGCCGGTGGGGGTAGAGAAGAAGCTGCTGCTGGGCCCTAACGGGCCCGCGGTGGCGGCCGCCGGCGACCTGAccactgaggaggaggagggccagAGCCTATG GTCCTCGATCCTGAGCGAGGTGTCCACCCGCGCCAGGTCCAAGCTGCCGTCCGGCAAGAACATCCTGGTTTTCG GTGAAGATGGTTCTGGTAAAACAACCCTCATGACTAAACTTCAAGGAGCTGAGCATGGCAAAAAAGGAAGAGGCCTAGAGTATCTCTACCTCAGTGTCCACGACGAGGACCGAGATG ATCACACACGCTGCAATGTGTGGATTCTGGATGGAGACTTGTATCACAAAGGCCTGCTGAAatttgcagtttctgctgaattcTTGCCGGAGACCCTGGTGATTTTTGTTGCAGACATGTCTAGGCCTTGGACTATGATGGAATCTCTACAGAAATGGGCTAGTGTTTTACGTGAGCACattgataaaatgaaaattcCACCAGAAGAAATGAGGGAGCTGGAACGGAAGT TTGTGAAAGATTTTCAAGACTATGTTGAGCCTGAGGAAGGTTGTCAAGGTTCCCCACAGAGAAGAGGGCCTCTGACCTCAGGTCCTGATGAAGAAAATGTTGCCCTGCCTCTTGGTGACAACGTGCTGACTCATAACCTGGGGATCCCAGTGTTGGTGGTGTGCACAAAG TGTGATGCGGTGAGTGTCCTGGAGAAGGAGCATGATTACAGGGACGAGCACTTTGACTTCATCCAGTCACACCTACGGAGGTTCTGCCTCCAGT ATGGAGCGGCCTTGATTTACACATcagtgaaggaagagaaaaacctCGACTTGTTGTATAAGTACATTGTTCATAAAACGTACGGTTTCCACTTTACCACGCCTGCCTTAGTTGTGGAAAAGGAAGCAGTTTTTAT ACCTGCAGGCTGggacaatgaaaagaaaatagctATTTTACATGAAAATTTCACAACTGTGAAGCCAGAAGATGCATATGAAGACTTTATTGTGAAACCTCCTGTGAGAAAG CTGGTCCACGACAAAGAGTTGGCAGCGGAGGATGAGCAGGTGTTCCTAATGAAGCAACAG TCACTCCTTGCCAAGCAGCCAGCCACACCCACGAGAGCCTCC GAATCCCCTGCAAGAGGACCCTCTGGCTCTCCAAGAACCCAGGGCCGGGGAGGGCCAGCCAGCGTGCCTAGTGCCTCCCCAGGCACGTCAGTAAAGAAGCCGGACCCAAACATCAAAA ATAATGCAGCAAGTGAAGGGGTGTTGGCCAGCTTCTTCAATAGTCTGTTGAGTAAAAAAACAGGCTCTCCTGGAAGTCCTGGTGCTGGTGGGGTGCAGGGCACAGCCAAGAAGTCAG